The Leptospira paudalimensis region TAACTGGTCCGCTGGCAAATTAGATTGAATCTCTAAAACAGAATTCCCTTTTACATCCTTGATGGATGTCGACCAATGTAACATCCCATCTTTCAAAGAAATTTGAATGGTTCCATAGTTTTCATTTTTGTAAGCAGTCCCAATTTTCAATTCGGAATCATATTCTAAAGGTAAAAATGGAAGAGGCAAATTGAGTGAACTGGATGTAATCTCAATCAAAGACGATTTATTTTGGATTTTGTATTCATGGATTTCGGCAATATGCCTGTCTCCTGATACAAGTAACAATCCCTTTGTCTTAGCATTTTGTAAGGCTAACAATAACCTTTCTCGTTCATGTGGAAAATTATTCCATTTTTCAAATGGTTGTTCCGTTGGTAATACTTGGATGCTGGATACAAAAATGAGTAAATCGGAAGGTTTTGATAGTTCTTTTGTAAGCCATTCCCACTGCTCTTGTCCCAAAATGGTTCGAGTTGTATCGGAAGAAGGACGATATTGGCTTTTGCCAGTCAAAAAAGAATAAAAACTCTTCTCTAATGGAGAACGAAAGTAACGTGTATCGGGAATGACAATATGGATCTTTTTTCCCTGAAATGGTATCCAATACGAATAGAAGATCCCTTCGTTATTTTCTGTGCCAAGAGAGATTTGTTTTGGCATCATTGGCAAAACGTATTTTAAAAATATATTTCTGGAATTTATTTTGTCACCATATTCTGCACCACTATCATTGACTCCGTAATCATGGTCGTCCCAAGTAAACAGTAGTTTGGTGTCTTTCTGAATGGCTTTCCATTCTGGTCGATTGAATTGTTTTTCATAAGCTGGAATTTTATCATTTGCAGACAATTGGTCTGAATAAATATTATCACCTAACATGATCAAGTAGTTCAATTTTTCTGATTGGATGGTTTTTAGAATCGGGCTTTCTTTTTCTTGGTGTAAACAAGAACCAAATCCAATCGAAAGAGTTTTTGAATCCTTTGCTAGCAGAGGAATGGTAAGTGAACTAAGACATAGAAGGATAAAGAAAAAATGTTTCATTCGTGAAATGATAGAACGAGTTGAGGCCTATCTCCTAATAGAAGTTTGGATGGATGTTTAGGTAACGTCAATCGCAAATCCTTATCTGCCATACCTGTAATACCCATGCCTTGGGTATTGGTAGGAAGGCTTTGTCAAATAAGGAACAATGGTCGGATATGGAGATCGCATTTCAATTCGAAAGTCTGATTTTCGAAACAAGGATCCTCGGTATAAAATTGCATTTTGGTAGTAGGTTTCGTTCACAAAAGGTGAATACACCATCCCTGTCATTTGCCATTCAAATTGTGCAGTTTCACCCGTGACGGTCACTTCCGTTTCTTTATACATCATGGATGCGGACCGCATATCACCTACAACACATGGTTCCAATCGGCTTGGCACAGGCCCTTGCATCAAAACCAAACATTCGGAATTGTAACCATATCTTTTTGCAAACCCTACTGAACTTACTTTGATGGGGTTAGCAGGTTCATCCAACGTTGTATACTCTTGGTTCGTTTGCCGACCCGAACAAACAATACAAAAGGCAAAAGTGAAAAATAGAATCCAATATTGAGTCATTTGTTCAAATCCCCTTTCATTTCGAATATTGTAAGGTAGGTATCTTTCGATTTTGATTTTGACTTTGTGACATAGATTGTCGGAGGATATTTTCCTTTAACGACCGGTTATGGAATGGACCTCGTCCAAGTGTGACGTCTTTGTAAAACTCTAAATTGGAATGTCCTTCTAATACATAACTTGGAACATACCAGACATGGAGGCGACCTTCTACTTTGATCAATCGATCATAATCAACACTTCTGAAATCCCCAACAGGACAAGGTTCCATTCTAGAAAATGGAATCGATTCACTTGGCAGGACCAAACATTCCGAATTGTAACCTAAGGCAACTTGCCGGCGAAGGTAGTCGTTTCTCTTTTCTCTTACCGAATCATCAACGATGCCTAAAAAAACCATACGGTCAAAACTGGTACAAGAAAGGAAACTTAGGAGAATCAAAAAGAGCCACCTCATAGGGAAAGTATAACCTCCTAACGGAAGAAAAGCGATGGTAGTTATCCGCATTTGCGGATACTACCTAAATCAGTCCTTCGACTTTCTTTTTTGGTTATGGATTTTGAAGTGAGGAAAACTAATGAAATTAAAGTTTTTGGAATTGGATTCGGTAAGCGGTAACCGCTGAGGAAACGGGTCGCCCTTGGCACTGGTACAAATCAGGATCAACAAGACCAGAAGCCAAAATTTGGTATTGTTTTCCCACTTCGAAACTGATTTCACTTGGAGTGGGATTCTGTGAAGAAAATAATTCTGTGTTACCTTCCTTCAATTTGACATGAAAATCAAACGAAAGGGAATTACACCTGGAGGAAGATAAAGTCTGTTTACCTGCAAATGATTGGACTTGGTATTTTCCCGATTTTTCTACTTGAAGGGAACCATTGACAAGTTGTGCACTGCAAATAGATGTTTGCCCTTCTCGTAAAACGAATGTTATTCCTGCATTTTCATTCGTCAAAAATTGGCATGGTGGATTGGATAATGCAAGAAATACCAAAACATCACCGAGCGGATCACCAGTGATTTTGGTTCCTGGAATGAGTCCTTTGTCTTCTTGTGAGGAACATTGGAAAACAAACAAAAATAAACAGAAATGGAATAAACAAAACTTACGCATACTTTACCTACTTGTCAAAACGAATAGGTAAAAAAATACGAAGTTGGTCCTTTATTGTTTGAGAATCGTAAACTGTTTCCGAATTTGTTCCATCATTTGGATTTTTTCCAGACTCGATTTGTCTGTACTTTCAGGTGCATCCTGCAATGTTAAAATCCTTGTTCCCTCCCTAGTAGGGATCAAATAAATTTCGTATACAAGGTCCACACCAGATATTTTCACAAATAATTTTTTTCCTGAGTAAGTTTGGTTTCCAAAACGATCTTCTACATCAAAAATTTGTGTATTTTCTTTTCCCATACGATCGGCAAATGCGTTAGTATAATCTTCGATTGTGATCGCCTCGGATAAAACAAAATACATGATTTTGAAATCATTACCAGACAAAACCCAACTTTTATCACTATCGGATTGTATATCAGCTTCCCAAGTAAAGGATGCTAAATAGGAAAACTGAATTCCACCATAGGAGAACTCTTTCCATTTACCTGCTTTCAGCAATAGATTTAAATTTTGGAAATTTCCATTTACTTTTTTAGGAACATCTGCTATGAGATCATAGTCCTTTCCATTGATTTGGAGTGTATATTGAACATTTGGTTCTTTACTTTCATCAATGGCAAGGAGTGGGAAAACAAGAGTTAAAAAACTAACAAAAAATAGATGTGAATATTTCAATGGTGACCACCTGACTTTCACATCATTTCGGATTGGTTTTGATTTGTAAATAGAGGTTTTCCTTTTTTTAAAGACCACATTCACTGTCTGAGATACACGCGAGTTTACTCATAAAACATTTTCCACTGTTGGAACAAACATGAGGTGATGGACCATTACAAGTTGATGTAGCAGAAATCTCACGACAGGTTCTGTTGTTTTTTTCTTCATTGGTTAGAACAATGAGTCTAAATTCAGAATGGATTTTGAGTTCTGGATTCGTTTTTAAAGAAGCTGTCACTTGAAATGACTGAAACATTTGATTGGTAGAATTAGTGGGGACACCCGTTACAATTCCTGTTTTGGAATCGAAAGAAATTCCACTCGGAAGCTTAGGTTCAATTCCAAACACAATCTCACCTAAATTCACTAACCCTTGTAAGGAAGGATTCAAAGCCCTTGGTTCAAAATTTTCGATCTCTTGGTTGGTTTCCAAAAAGTAAGAACGGAACGAATAATGAAACGATCCGAGACATGGCAAAAGTCGTTTTTCTTTTCCTTTCGATGGACTGACAATTAGAACTTCGATCATGGAATTGGGACATACTTTCACTTGGGCCTGAATTTCATCATCAGAAGTGTTTGTAAAGGAAACATACTTATCACCACCTTCTCCCCACAATTCATTCGGAGATAACGATAGAAGATTTTTTCCAGTGATCACAAAATTAGTATTTTCCAAAAGTACGTCTGGTGTGATGGAGTGGATCTCAAATTCATTCTCTAATGTTGGCTCATTTGATTCATTCGATGTATCAACTTGTGGCACTTTGACCACAAGAAGGATTCCTTCCACCCAATTAGCAAAATTTGAACTCGAATTGTCGGAACAATTAAGTAAAACGAAAACCAATGAAATCATCATTAGAATTTTTGCATAACGATTGTTATCGATTTTTTTCCCCATTTGTTGAACCACCTTGTATCAAAATGGGGTAAATCTTTCTATCGACTGGTCTCAAAAAAGATGGGAAAATTTCATTGACTCAGGTGTTACAAACTGAATCCATTTTCTCTTATGCCTACAGAAATTACAATAAGCGCGTCCATCACTTCCGATCGAAAAAAAGTTTGGGAATATTATACAAACGCATCTCACATTACATCTTGGAATTTTGCAGATCCCTCTTGGCATTGTCCAGCTGCAAAAGTGGATTTAGTATCGGGAGGAAAGTATTTTGCAAGGATGGAAGCAAAAGATGGAAGTTTTGGATTCGATTTTGAAGCCATTTTCGATGAAGTGAAAGATTTTCAATCATTGTCATACACAATGCCTGACGGACGAAAGGTGAAGGTTCAATTTTTGGAAAAATCTCCCAATACAGAAGTGGTTGTTGTTTTTGATGCAGAGAATGAAAATCCAGTGGAAATGCAAAAAGATGGATGGCAATCAATCTTAAATAATTTCAAACACTATGTTGAAACAAATTAAAAATTGATTCCTGTTTCATTTACAACTAACTACCCTTAGTTGAAGACAAAAACCAACAATCCAATTCTCCTTTGGATTGTTGGACAAAGAAACTCAATCGGTTTCTATGTATTTTTTCCACCACCGTTCCAAAAGATTTGGTTCTTTTAGTTTTACCAACTGTCCAAATTTTGGAGTCATCAAATCAATGTTATACTTTTTTGATTCTCTTTCAATGTTTTCAGCAGGTTCATACCAACTATGAAGGGATAAATTAAACATTCCCCAATGGACAGGCACCAATCGTTTTCCCTTTAAATCCAAATGTGCTTTTGCAGTTTGTTCTGGTAAAACATGAACCGCTTCCCACATAGGATTGTATTGTCCATTTTCAATAAAGGTCAAATCAAAGGGACCGTATGTATCTCCGATTTGTTTGAAGTGGATATCGTAACCAGAATCCCCACTAAAATAAAATCGTTCTTTTTCACCAATCACTGTCCAAGAAGACCAAAGGGTTTGGTTTCCATTCATCCCTCTCCTACCAGAAAAATGTTGGGCAGGTGTACAAACGATTTGAATTTTTCCTATGGAAAACTTTTCCCACCAATCAAGTTCTGTGAACCGATCTTCAGGTATCCCCCATTCTTTTAAGTGGGATGTAACACCGAGTGGAGTTAGAAAACGAGTTTCTTTGGATTTAAAAAAATCGATCGTTTCCATATCCAAATGATCGTAATGGTCATGCGAGATAATGATATAATCGATTTTTGGTAATTCTTCTAATTTCACAACAGCATCCTGGAATCGTTTGACCATAATGGCAAAGGGTGCTGCTGACCCAGAAAAAACTGGATCAAAAAGTAAAATGGTTCCTTCTATGTTCACAAGGAATGTAGAATGCCCAAACCAAATAAATTTGATACTTTCGTCAGGTTTTAAAAATTCCTGAAAGTTTGGTTTTTCTTCAGGTAATTTTACGGAAGGTTTCTGGTATTTGTCACCACCAAACATAAACTTAACGAAAAGAGAAAAGAAGTTTTGACCTTCCCTCATTTTCTCCAGTACATCTGGCCGTCGATTGACGAACTGTTCGCGTGAATGATCGTAATGAGTTGATTTTTGAATCAATTCCTTATGGGAACCTTCTGGGTCTTTTCCAAACGCCTTACATTGGAAAAATGAAATTGAAAATAAAACGACGATTGATAAGGATATGAGAATTGTTGGCAAAGAAGTTTCTCCAAACACAGCTGTTTCAATTAGACATATTGTATTCGGAAAAAATGATTTCAAACTTATCTTGTCAGAATTTTTAAATTTTCTTTAGCCTTTTCATACCAAAACCCAGATTTTTGCATTTCCAAAATGGATCTCAAAAACTGAATTTCTGCTGATTTTTGATTTTTGCCAAACTGAGGATCAAAAATTATTTTTTCCTGAACGGGATCAATCCGTCTCTGGTAGAACTCCGAATTGTCCGAGATTCGATTGAATTCAATGGTAAAACTCGAAGTGCCAGAAATTTGATTTGTTTTGATCGTAAAAATTCCTAGAAAAACAATCTCTCCTGGTTTCCCTTTGATTTTCAATGTATTGGCACTTTTGAAAGGGTTTAGCATTGAACTCATATTGATTCTACATTTATCTCCGCAAGCCCGAGTCCAATTCAATTCCCTAATTAAATATTCTTTGTCACCATCTAACTTGTTTGGATTAAAAATTGATTTTTTAGGATGATTGGAAAATGAAATATAAGATTCTTTTTCTTCTTCAAAATAATGAAAAGAAGTTTTGATATAAGAACCTCTGTAGATGTCTAGAGATGGATTTAGTTCTACAATCTCGTCTATCTTTACATTTTCCCCTGATAACGGTTGTAAGCTAACATAACTAACTGCAATCGCAAGATCATTTCGCTCAGTCTCATCTAATAATAAAAAACCGATTAGAGTGTTTTTTGACTCTGATTTTGAATCACTCGGATCAAATAGTCGTTCTGTTGTCGCTTTACACCCTACAGAAATCAATATATACGCGAGAAATAGAATTAAGACAGATGTTATACGGTAAAATGCCATAGTAGAATACTATGTTTTGTAAATTAGTGGTGTCAAGAAAAAATAACTTGCCATTAGGTGGGAAGAATACATTCTTTGGCGATGCGTTCTAGAGTCAGATTCTATTTTTACATACTTTGTTTATTAACCATTAACAACTGCATGACGTTTGCTGAAAATTTATCAGACGTAGACACAAAATTCATCCTGTCCTTAAAACAAAACCCATCCCAAAAATCCATTACCATTTACAACCCATCTACAATAGACCATCCAAAAATTGTCATCAATGAAGGAAAACTACTACAAAAAGCATTTGAAACAGCTGGTTATTTCAAATCAGTCAAAGTTGGATATAAAGATGATGAAGTTTTTGCTTTAGTGTTTCTAACCAGAAAACATGAAGAAGGCATTGGTGTTTGGATCACGGGACTATCATTTGGAATCTTACCGAGTATCACTTATGAAACGATCACGACAGAAGTAAGCATTCGTAATCAAGAAACTGGAAAAGCTAATAATTATAGAAGGGAATCAAAATTCAAAATATATAATGGATGGATATTTTTACCACTCTGGCCCTTTTTCCTCGAAAATCCAGAAATGCAAAATTTATTGAATCACCAAATCCATTCCATCCTAAAAGAAGCAAAGTTAGATGGAACCATCTAACTTTACATTTCAATCAATTTTAATGGCAAATAATACTAGAAACGACTGTATTATTTTTTTTCTTCTTTGACTTTGATTCCGTAAAACCCTTCTTTTCTTCCTATCCAAAACAATCGATCCATTTGGTCTTCTGTCATCATACGTTTGTTAAAGGTTTCTGAGTAAAAATCCCACTCTGTATTTCCTTGGTAATCCCGAGGCCACTCTTTTCTCCTTTGGTAAGGGTGGTCTTTTTTAGGGAAATTGGATTTGTGGTATGCCCATTCCAAAACATGGAATAATTCATGGTAAATGAAAATGGGATGGTTGGCATGATTTCCACTTGCGATACTTTTATTGGAATCCGAAAGGATGGTCAGTCTCACTTCTGGATCAGTATCAGTTCCATAGTTCCATTCTGTGCCTCCCCCATTCGTAATGAGTACTCGATTAGGTTGTTTCACACCTGGCCAAACAACAACCACTCCATCACTTGATTTGATTTGATCCAGTATGTCCTTTGAAAGGGCTGGTTGGATGGATTCAATCGAAGGTTGCATCACAAAACGAAAGGATTCATCTCGAAAATTTGTGGAAGTGATTTCTGAATTGGTTCGTATCACTTCATAATCCCAATGGATTCCCTTCGATACATCTTCGAATGAATCTCGAAAGTAAATAAAACTTAATAATAAATCAGATAAATCTTTTTCCGACAAGTCTGTATCCATATTTCCATAGGAACTCAATTGATTTGGTAATGGATCTTTGAATCGTGTGCGAGGGACTACCAAAAAAATCATCTTTAAATTTCTACGAGGTTCTTCTTTCAATTTTTTTGTTCGAAATTGTAATGCCTTGTATTTAATGAAAAGTTGATCTCGTAAAAAATTCCAATATGAGGTTACTTGGGCATCCATATCTGGGTATAACATTGATATGGTATCAAAAGCGTAATTGTATTTCCCTTTTTTTACATATTCATCAGTGAGTAAGGAAGTATTCCAAGCGATTGCTGGTATGAGTGCATTGGACAATTTATCTTTGAACAGGTTATTCTGAAATAGTTCATGCCATTTTTCCCTTTCGTCCATTGTGATTTCAGAATCGATAAACAGGTCACCGATATTATAACCAGTATTCATGGCAGCATCTTTTCCTGATAATGAGGAGAGACCTTCAAATAAAAATTCCCTTGCCTTTAACCTTTCATTTAACTTCATATAGGCGATAGTTAATACATTTATCAACAATCCATAATTGGCATCTCCAATTTTTTCCCTAGCTTTCGGAATGACCTTCGGGATGAGGGAAACCATTTCAGGATAACGCTCATCATGATTGAGACACCAGATTGCAGTTGTCAAAGTAGATGGTTCTTCTTCAGGAACGAGTAAAACATGTTGGTTTGCACTCTTAATACATTCGTCTGGCCATTTGCCTTTTTTACTCGCCAATTGAGAAGAAGAAGCCAATCGAAGCCACCAACCAAAACTATCTTTTGGATCCGATTGGACAATCTTTTCCGATAGTTTGAATGCAGAAAGGTAATCTTGTTTTTTTAAAAATTGGTCTGCTTGGTTCCAAGTCACTTGGTCAACTGCTAATAGTGAAGAAAAGGAAAGACAAATTAACAAACATAGATATTTCTTTTGGTTCATCGAATCACCTCGGGCAATCGAAACATAGAGTCTTTATTATTTTCAAAAAGAATCAATCGTTTATTTTTGTTCTTTGGATACGATTCTTTCTTGGTGGCCTGGATAAATGTATTTGGTTTTTTGATAAGTTGCAATGCCCTTTAAAGTATCCAAACTCAGACGATTCAACTTTGGATCTGTTGTAAATGTTCCTGGGATTATATTTTCTAACCAACCAAAACGAGTATGGCAAGTATCACCTAAAACCAAATGACCACCATCTTTGGAAGGGATAAAGAATGCTAAACTTCCCCTTGTATGACCCGGAACAGAGATGATAAAAAAACTTTGGTCTCCAAAAAAATCAAAAACAAAAGTACCAGAATTCACATCACCAAAATCAAGTTGTAATAAATTTGGATTTTCTCCTAACAAACGATTGGTAGAGCCTTGTACAATAACATTGATGAATTGTGAATGGTCCATCTC contains the following coding sequences:
- a CDS encoding alkaline phosphatase D family protein, which translates into the protein MKHFFFILLCLSSLTIPLLAKDSKTLSIGFGSCLHQEKESPILKTIQSEKLNYLIMLGDNIYSDQLSANDKIPAYEKQFNRPEWKAIQKDTKLLFTWDDHDYGVNDSGAEYGDKINSRNIFLKYVLPMMPKQISLGTENNEGIFYSYWIPFQGKKIHIVIPDTRYFRSPLEKSFYSFLTGKSQYRPSSDTTRTILGQEQWEWLTKELSKPSDLLIFVSSIQVLPTEQPFEKWNNFPHERERLLLALQNAKTKGLLLVSGDRHIAEIHEYKIQNKSSLIEITSSSLNLPLPFLPLEYDSELKIGTAYKNENYGTIQISLKDGMLHWSTSIKDVKGNSVLEIQSNLPADQLEKK
- a CDS encoding Ig domain-containing protein; its protein translation is MGKKIDNNRYAKILMMISLVFVLLNCSDNSSSNFANWVEGILLVVKVPQVDTSNESNEPTLENEFEIHSITPDVLLENTNFVITGKNLLSLSPNELWGEGGDKYVSFTNTSDDEIQAQVKVCPNSMIEVLIVSPSKGKEKRLLPCLGSFHYSFRSYFLETNQEIENFEPRALNPSLQGLVNLGEIVFGIEPKLPSGISFDSKTGIVTGVPTNSTNQMFQSFQVTASLKTNPELKIHSEFRLIVLTNEEKNNRTCREISATSTCNGPSPHVCSNSGKCFMSKLACISDSECGL
- a CDS encoding SRPBCC family protein — protein: MPTEITISASITSDRKKVWEYYTNASHITSWNFADPSWHCPAAKVDLVSGGKYFARMEAKDGSFGFDFEAIFDEVKDFQSLSYTMPDGRKVKVQFLEKSPNTEVVVVFDAENENPVEMQKDGWQSILNNFKHYVETN
- a CDS encoding MBL fold metallo-hydrolase; amino-acid sequence: MLISLSIVVLFSISFFQCKAFGKDPEGSHKELIQKSTHYDHSREQFVNRRPDVLEKMREGQNFFSLFVKFMFGGDKYQKPSVKLPEEKPNFQEFLKPDESIKFIWFGHSTFLVNIEGTILLFDPVFSGSAAPFAIMVKRFQDAVVKLEELPKIDYIIISHDHYDHLDMETIDFFKSKETRFLTPLGVTSHLKEWGIPEDRFTELDWWEKFSIGKIQIVCTPAQHFSGRRGMNGNQTLWSSWTVIGEKERFYFSGDSGYDIHFKQIGDTYGPFDLTFIENGQYNPMWEAVHVLPEQTAKAHLDLKGKRLVPVHWGMFNLSLHSWYEPAENIERESKKYNIDLMTPKFGQLVKLKEPNLLERWWKKYIETD